One window of Camelina sativa cultivar DH55 chromosome 4, Cs, whole genome shotgun sequence genomic DNA carries:
- the LOC104780474 gene encoding protein DCL, chloroplastic, whose protein sequence is MTSLLLLRSLPLLRNGFLNHRHQVGIVAGGFLSQRRRLWCSLADKPQFYEDNGDSAAERSGAAMNTASPVVDNSWRFEDPDYRKWKNLEAEILRDIEPISLLAKEILHSDRYFDGERLEFEDEKIIIEKLLAYHPYSKDKIGCGLDFIMVDRHPQFRHSRCLFVVRTDGGWIDFSYQKCLRAYVRDRYPSHAERFIREHFKRASS, encoded by the exons ATGACCTCGCTACTCCTTCTCAGAAGTCTTCCGCTCCTCCGTAACGGTTTTTTAAACCACCGTCATCAAGTCGGTATCGTAGCTGGTGGATTTCTCTCTCAGCGTCGGCGTTTATGGTGTTCGCTTGCTGATAAACCACAGTTTTACGAGGATAATGGCGACTCTGCGGCGGAGCGATCCGGTGCGGCTATGAATACGGCGTCGCCGGTTGTTGATAACAGCTGGCGTTTTGAAGATCCTGATTATCGGAAATGGAAGAATCTAGAGGCGGAGATACTTCGAGATATCGAACCTATTTCTCTTCTCGCTAAAGAAATTCTTCATTCGGATAG GTATTTTGATGGAGAACGGTTAGAATTTGAGGATGAGAAGATTATAATAGAAAAGCTTCTTGCTTATCACCCCTACTCGAAAGATAAAATTGGCTGCGGTCTTGATTTTATAATG GTTGATCGGCATCCTCAATTCAGGCACTCGAGGTGCCTCTTTGTTGTGAGAACAGATGGTGGATGGATAGATTTCTCGTACCAGAAGTGTCTTCGAGCTTATGTCCGAGATAGGTACCCTTCGCACGCTGAGAGGTTTATTCGTGAACATTTTAAACGTGCTAGTAGCTAA
- the LOC104780475 gene encoding transcription factor LUX, whose amino-acid sequence MGEEVRMSDYDVSGDGDRVLEWEMGLPSDDDLASLSYSLIPVNLAMAFSITPERSRTVQDVNRASETTLSSLRSGSSGPNTSSSNNNSNAVEEEEDRVGSSSPGSDFKKQKISDGDGDGGGGVDPDAAMAAEEGDSGTEDLSGKTLKRPRLVWTPQLHKRFVDVVAHLGIKNAVPKTIMQLMNVEGLTRENVASHLQKYRLYLKRMQGLTNEGPSASDKLFSSTPVPPQSFQDIGGGNGQGNGSAGQLRVPIPVPYGGQPMMQMPVYAHHMGMQGFHHQNQGHDPYHQNHHHHHHGAGGAGSGAFESNPYMMQQNKFGSMASYPSVGGGSANEN is encoded by the coding sequence atgggagaagaaGTGAGGATGAGCGATTACGATGTTTCCGGCGACGGAGATAGGGTTCTGGAATGGGAGATGGGATTACCAAGCGACGATGATTTAGCATCGCTTTCTTACTCTTTGATTCCGGTGAATCTGGCGATGGCGTTTAGTATCACACCTGAACGGAGCCGTACGGTTCAGGATGTGAATCGCGCATCGGAGACGACGCTCTCGTCTCTGCGAAGCGGATCTTCAGGTCCCAACACATCGTCGTCGAACAATAATAGCAacgcggtggaggaggaggaagatcgAGTCGGATCGAGTAGTCCTGGATCGGATTTTAAGAAGCAGAAGATATCTGACGGAGATGGAGACGGCGGTGGCGGTGTGGATCCGGATGCGGCGATGGCGGCGGAGGAAGGAGATTCAGGAACTGAAGATCTATCTGGGAAAACACTGAAACGACCTCGTTTAGTGTGGACGCCGCAGCTGCACAAGAGATTCGTTGATGTTGTGGCTCACTTAGGGATCAAAAACGCGGTTCCGAAGACGATCATGCAGCTGATGAACGTCGAAGGGCTAACTCGAGAGAACGTTGCTTCTCATCTCCAGAAGTATAGGCTTTACCTTAAAAGGATGCAGGGTTTGACTAACGAAGGTCCCTCTGCTTCGGATAAGCTCTTCTCTTCAACACCTGTGCCTCCACAGAGCTTTCAAGACATCGGTGGCGGTAACGGCCAGGGGAATGGATCGGCTGGACAACTTAGAGTGCCAATTCCAGTACCGTATGGAGGGCAGCCGATGATGCAGATGCCAGTTTATGCGCATCATATGGGTATGCAAGGgtttcatcatcagaatcaaGGTCATGATCCTTATCATCagaaccatcatcatcatcatcatggagCTGGTGGAGCTGGATCTGGTGCATTTGAATCAAATCCGTATATGATGCAGCAGAATAAGTTTGGATCCATGGCTTCTTATCCTTCCGTTGGTGGTGGTAGCGCGAATGAGAATTAA
- the LOC104783840 gene encoding UDP-glycosyltransferase 76E12-like: MGSMEVKPTAVAYVQLASVSNGNRGKSLTAYSSRTVKDPRPAHTTIQMRNMFSPLASPTASVPTSLLAENKSYIEWLNKQRVNSVIYIGMGSLALMEISEVMETALGLAASNQHFLWVIPPGSIHGSEWTESLPEEFSKTVSDRGYIVKWAPQKKVLAHHAIGGFWSHCGWNSTLESISEGVPMICWPSTSDQKVNARYVECVWKTGIQVEGELDRGVVERAVKRLMVDEEGEDMRKIAFSLKEQLRASVRSGGSSHSSLEEFVRLMRTL; the protein is encoded by the exons ATGGGCTCAATGGAAGTAAAGCCCACTGCTGTTGCTTATGTCCAACTAGCTTCAGTCTCCAACGGTAACAGAGGAAAGTCTCTCACCGCGTATTCTTCCCGTACGGTCAAGGATCCAAGGCCAGCTCATACTACAATCCAAATGAGGAACATGTTTAGTCCTTTAGCGTCACCAACA GCCTCTGTTCCCACAAGTCTGCTTGCAGAGAACAAGAGCTATATCGAATGGTTGAACAAACAAAGGGTAAACTCGGTGATATACATAGGCATGGGAAGCTTAGCTTTGATGGAAATCAGTGAGGTGATGGAAACTGCTTTGGGATTGGCTGCTAGCAACCAACACTTTTTATGG GTGATCCCACCAGGGTCGATACATGGTTCAGAATGGACAGAGTCTTTGCCTGAAGAGTTTAGTAAGACGGTCTCGGATAGAGGTTACATTGTGAAATGGGCTCCACAGAAGAAAGTACTTGCTCATCACGCAATAGGAGGATTTTGGAGccattgtggatggaactcaacACTAGAAAGCATCAGCGAAGGAGTTCCCATGATCTGCTGGCCATCTACGAGTGATCAAAAGGTGAACGCGAGATACGTGGAGTGTGTTTGGAAAACTGGGATTCAAGTGGAGGGTGAGCTAGACAGAGGAGTGGTCGAGAGAGCTGTTAAGAGGTTAATGGTGGACGAAGAAGGAGAGGATATGAGGAAGATAGCTTTCAGTTTGAAAGAGCAGCTTAGAGCCTCTGTTAGAAGTGGAGGTTCTTCACACAGCTCGCTGGAAGAGTTTGTACGCTTGATGAGGACTCTATGA
- the LOC104783842 gene encoding UDP-glycosyltransferase 76E11-like, with amino-acid sequence MEENQGRRRLVLVPVPAQGHISPMTQLAKSLHSKGFTITVIQTKFNHFIPSDDFTDFQFFTIPESLLESALKDHGALRCAKEFKLPTVIFSTTCATAFASRSVFDKLYANNDLADLKQPKGQQDELVPEFHPLRYKDFPVSRFASLESTMELYTNSVDKRTASTVIINTASCLESSSLSFLQKQLEIPVYPIGFVTVKLNESNYLLWKTQFESFLLPQMLLGYIDGSISRPDATRSVTGPAGVTIESNPELAKWVRNDQLVMAWIFGSLSEPALRAVYGMHSAQEVWSALAKKFNRVSTTRKFKL; translated from the exons ATGGAGGAGAATCAGGGGAGGAGACGACTAGTCCTGGTTCCAGTTCCAGCTCAAGGACATATATCTCCAATGACACAACTTGCGAAGAGCCTTCACTCTAAGGGTTTCACAATCACAGTGATTCAAACCAAGTTCAATCACTTTATTCCTTCAGATGACTTCACTGATTTCCAGTTTTTCACTATCCCAGAAAGCTTACTGGAGTCTGCTTTGAAGGATCACGGAGCACTACG CTGCGCCAAGGAGTTTAAGCTTCCAACTGTCATTTTCAGCACAACATGTGCCACGGCTTTTGCTTCTCGCTCCGTATTTGACAAACTCTATGCAAACAATGACCTGGCTGACTTGAAAC AACCCAAAGGGCAACAGGATGAGCTAGTTCCAGAGTTTCATCCCCTGAGATATAAAGACTTTCCGGTTTCACGATTTGCATCACTAGAAAGCACAATGGAGTTGTATACGAATTCAGTTGACAAACGTACAGCTTCCACTGTGATAATCAACACAGCGAGCTGCCTAGAGAGCTCATCTCTGTCTTTTCTGCAAAAACAGCTAGAGATTCCAGTGTATCCTATAGGCT TTGTGACCGTCAAACTTAATGAGTCCAACTACTTGCTATGGAAGACTCAATTTGAGTCTTTCCTCTTACCTCAAATGCTACTTGGTTACATTGATGGCTCAATCTCGCGTCCAGATGCAACTCGTTCTGTTACTGGTCCTGCGGGTGTTACTATAGAGTCGAATCCAGAGTTAGCGAAATGGGTTCGTAATGACCAACTGGTTATGGCGTGGATCTTTGGTTCTCTGTCTGAACCGGCACTTCGCGCAGTCTATGGTATGCACTCTGCTCAAGAGGTATGGTCTGCTCTTGCTAAGAAATTTAATCGAGTTTCTACTACTAGGAAATTCAAACTGTAG